The proteins below are encoded in one region of Candidatus Moraniibacteriota bacterium:
- a CDS encoding phosphopantetheine-binding protein — protein MENNDETTESRVLAIVSRVFNKPLKDLDFSLRIDDLAEDSIAMFSLITAFEEAFHLEANYIDLINIETLGDIVTYLKKSQIKH, from the coding sequence ATGGAGAATAATGACGAAACAACCGAATCAAGGGTACTCGCAATTGTTTCGCGTGTTTTTAATAAACCATTGAAAGATCTAGATTTTTCTTTGCGAATCGATGACTTGGCAGAAGATTCGATTGCGATGTTCAGTCTCATCACAGCATTTGAAGAAGCTTTCCATCTTGAAGCGAATTATATCGACCTCATCAATATTGAAACGCTCGGTGACATAGTGACGTATTTGAAAAAATCGCAAATAAAACACTGA
- a CDS encoding 4'-phosphopantetheinyl transferase superfamily protein, protein MFYFWEEEISSVLMKQSLSPKEQSQYEQLSEKKQPDWLAGRIAAKHIISQMIRNQWHREVAPIDIEIISDSHTRPDFRILHHDDIVFHSEYSLSLSHTKGKAIAGLSLIEETGYVGVDIEHDRECTEAFSRSFLTPKEYDSCIRYHIPFLQIWCYKEAFLKAIGAGLALHPHAIETTINNRGELLSLIQDGQERRIRPEKLSFPGCPFGAILYVEPYGE, encoded by the coding sequence ATGTTCTATTTTTGGGAAGAAGAAATATCTTCGGTATTGATGAAACAAAGTCTGTCTCCGAAAGAACAGAGTCAGTACGAGCAATTGTCAGAAAAAAAACAGCCTGACTGGCTTGCTGGACGGATAGCTGCCAAACACATCATCTCGCAGATGATTCGGAATCAGTGGCATAGAGAGGTTGCGCCAATCGACATAGAAATTATCAGTGATTCTCATACGAGGCCAGATTTCCGTATTCTTCATCATGATGATATTGTTTTTCACTCAGAATATTCTCTGTCTCTCAGTCATACGAAAGGAAAAGCAATCGCTGGATTGTCTCTTATAGAAGAAACAGGGTATGTCGGAGTGGATATAGAACACGATCGAGAGTGTACAGAGGCATTTTCGCGATCATTCTTGACTCCTAAGGAATATGATTCTTGTATCCGTTATCATATTCCATTTCTTCAGATATGGTGTTACAAAGAAGCTTTCCTGAAGGCAATTGGAGCAGGACTCGCTCTCCATCCCCATGCCATAGAAACAACCATAAATAATCGAGGAGAACTTCTTTCTTTGATACAAGATGGTCAGGAAAGAAGGATACGGCCAGAGAAACTGAGTTTTCCAGGATGTCCATTTGGTGCTATACTTTATGTAGAACCGTATGGAGAATAA
- a CDS encoding ThiF family adenylyltransferase: MLNENEFYAEAFSRNNGLLTPEQQAQLRNMTIAIPGLGGVGALYASTFARLGFGKFHIADLDTYEVVNINRQQSATMDTVGTPKVEAVEKMIHSINPYAKVTTFPQGIHTENIDSFLSGVDVVVDALDFFAIETRRMLFLSAREQAVFAVSAGPVGFGSSMLVFDPHGMSFDEYFDICDEQTKEMQLLRFGLGLTPTLLQRRYFKPEGVDWKEKKAPSLVTGTLLCANLVSTEVLKILFHQKVYPVPHSLHFDPYLRTLKKVYIPFGNRNPWQKLKLFVALQILKSKGRI, encoded by the coding sequence ATGTTGAACGAAAATGAGTTTTATGCAGAGGCATTTTCGAGAAATAATGGATTGTTGACACCGGAACAACAGGCGCAATTGAGAAATATGACGATAGCGATACCTGGACTCGGGGGTGTAGGAGCTCTTTATGCCAGTACTTTCGCACGTCTCGGATTTGGAAAATTTCATATTGCTGATCTTGATACGTATGAAGTGGTGAATATCAATAGACAGCAATCGGCAACAATGGATACCGTTGGTACACCGAAAGTAGAAGCGGTGGAAAAAATGATTCATTCTATCAATCCGTATGCAAAAGTGACGACTTTCCCTCAAGGAATACATACTGAAAATATCGATTCTTTTCTCTCTGGTGTTGATGTTGTTGTTGATGCCCTTGATTTTTTCGCTATTGAGACTCGTCGGATGCTTTTTTTATCTGCTCGGGAACAGGCTGTTTTTGCGGTATCAGCAGGGCCAGTTGGTTTTGGCTCTTCTATGCTTGTTTTTGATCCTCATGGAATGAGTTTTGATGAGTATTTCGATATTTGTGATGAACAAACAAAAGAAATGCAATTGCTTCGTTTTGGACTTGGTCTGACGCCGACACTGCTTCAACGACGTTATTTCAAACCCGAAGGCGTCGATTGGAAAGAAAAGAAGGCTCCTTCACTCGTGACAGGGACACTCCTCTGTGCCAATCTTGTTTCAACAGAGGTTCTGAAGATACTTTTTCATCAGAAAGTATACCCTGTACCGCACTCTCTTCATTTTGATCCGTATCTGCGAACACTGAAGAAAGTCTATATTCCTTTCGGAAATAGAAATCCATGGCAGAAACTCAAACTTTTTGTCGCTCTTCAAATTTTGAAATCAAAAGGACGTATTTAA